From Halomicrobium salinisoli, the proteins below share one genomic window:
- a CDS encoding winged helix-turn-helix domain-containing protein, with translation MKQENAPKQSTEDLLEILADPRRRFVLSHLSRNGPATLYELSSRLAEVEDVDSAADCPDSLTTQLYHVHLPKLEEAGLITYDPVNHDVEPVDIDDERISGLLRLASEADDVSE, from the coding sequence ATGAAGCAGGAGAACGCTCCCAAGCAGAGTACCGAGGACCTACTGGAGATCCTGGCGGACCCCCGGCGCCGCTTCGTCCTCTCGCACCTGTCGCGAAACGGCCCGGCCACGCTCTACGAGCTGAGCAGCCGGCTGGCAGAGGTCGAGGACGTCGACTCCGCCGCGGACTGTCCCGACTCGCTGACGACGCAGCTGTACCACGTCCACCTCCCGAAGCTCGAGGAGGCCGGGCTGATCACGTACGACCCCGTGAACCACGACGTCGAGCCGGTCGACATCGACGACGAGCGGATCTCGGGGCTCCTGCGGCTGGCCAGCGAGGCCGACGACGTCAGCGAGTGA
- a CDS encoding DUF58 domain-containing protein, which produces MTLEAVSHRDVGLSVALVAGAAGVTTSQPVLLSAAAVGLVYAAYEAATPAPRPDLTLERTLSTASPMPGERVEVTVAVTNDGAAPLHDVRLVDGVPSRLAVVEGSPRFGTALEPGERATFSYAVRARRGDHAFGETTVVCRSLSGDEEVRETVRADSELSCRVTVDEVSPGTQTLPYPGRNEADDPGEGVSFYGVREYESTDSMRRVDWKRFARTGELTAVQYEARRSAAVVVLVDARLEFARTDRSPTATQFAKYAAERVGTALLDGDDRVGAALYDDGAYLAPGTGRTQALRLRRLLIHEAHPDAAPSDGAATAAGFDGRVFLYGASGDGPSIGRGARRGPTDVPELHQRLPDRAQVLFCSPLLDDEAADVAAALSARDRDVTVVSPDLTSDETPGNAVERIERRERIDRVRRIGRVVDWDVDAPLPRAIERATERWSR; this is translated from the coding sequence GTGACTCTCGAGGCGGTCTCCCACCGCGACGTCGGCCTCTCGGTCGCGCTGGTCGCCGGCGCCGCCGGCGTGACGACGAGCCAGCCCGTGCTGCTGTCGGCGGCCGCCGTCGGCCTCGTGTACGCCGCCTACGAGGCCGCCACGCCGGCGCCCCGGCCCGACCTGACGCTGGAGCGGACGCTGTCGACGGCGTCGCCGATGCCCGGGGAGCGCGTCGAAGTGACCGTCGCGGTGACCAACGACGGGGCGGCGCCCCTCCACGACGTCAGGCTGGTCGACGGCGTCCCCTCGCGGCTGGCGGTCGTCGAGGGGTCGCCGCGGTTCGGGACCGCGCTGGAGCCGGGCGAGAGGGCGACGTTCTCCTACGCCGTCCGCGCTCGCCGGGGCGACCACGCGTTCGGGGAGACGACCGTCGTCTGCCGGTCGCTGTCCGGCGACGAGGAGGTCCGGGAGACGGTCCGCGCCGACTCGGAGCTGTCCTGCCGGGTCACCGTCGACGAAGTGTCGCCGGGGACGCAGACGCTGCCCTACCCCGGTCGCAACGAGGCCGACGACCCCGGCGAGGGCGTCTCGTTCTACGGGGTCCGCGAGTACGAGTCGACGGACTCGATGCGGCGAGTGGACTGGAAGCGCTTCGCCCGCACCGGGGAGCTGACCGCGGTCCAGTACGAGGCGCGGCGCAGCGCAGCCGTCGTGGTGCTCGTGGACGCGCGCCTCGAGTTTGCACGGACCGACCGCTCCCCGACGGCGACCCAGTTCGCGAAGTACGCGGCGGAGCGGGTCGGCACGGCGCTGCTCGACGGCGACGACCGCGTCGGCGCCGCGCTGTACGACGACGGCGCGTATCTGGCGCCCGGGACGGGCCGGACGCAGGCGCTCAGGCTGCGGCGGCTGCTGATCCACGAGGCCCACCCCGACGCGGCGCCGAGCGACGGGGCGGCAACGGCGGCGGGGTTCGACGGCCGGGTCTTCCTGTACGGGGCGTCCGGCGACGGGCCGTCGATCGGTCGCGGGGCGCGCCGCGGGCCGACTGACGTGCCCGAACTGCACCAGCGGCTGCCCGACCGGGCGCAGGTGCTGTTCTGCTCGCCGCTGCTCGACGACGAGGCCGCGGACGTCGCCGCGGCGCTGTCGGCCCGCGACCGCGACGTGACGGTCGTCAGCCCCGACCTGACGAGCGACGAGACGCCCGGAAACGCCGTCGAGCGAATCGAGCGGCGCGAGCGGATCGACCGCGTCCGACGAATCGGACGCGTCGTCGACTGGGACGTAGACGCGCCGCTGCCGCGGGCGATCGAACGGGCGACGGAGCGGTGGTCGCGATGA
- a CDS encoding M48 family metalloprotease, translating into MGPDTTLTRRVAATLGALALLNLAFVAAVGYLLAPWVRPLVAALAAALPLGPASAPVAWLVAVGAPLLALFLRAQIGYARRYAVSAVGAREVDRDEYPDLHARIDRLAHLADCPPPRVAVVDSAVPNSLAVGTARDATVVVSEGLLETLDDAELDAVLAHELAHVANRDVTVMTLATFIPAVASGEYAPLADLLGGRRVWPVAAAGAALVALAAATVPDGVAAVSALSAAAAVLIATYLLGGIVLGVVAVPVVLLSRSLSRTREFAADRAAAVVTGDPAAVASAVRTLATDPARPPDADRRSARRGVRALCFVSHGFGGDGAEDPPFDVPVRSHPPAEDRTRRLREVAADQ; encoded by the coding sequence ATGGGGCCGGACACGACGCTGACCCGCCGCGTCGCGGCCACGCTCGGCGCGCTCGCGCTGCTGAACCTGGCGTTCGTCGCCGCGGTCGGGTACCTGCTCGCTCCCTGGGTGCGGCCACTCGTGGCCGCCCTCGCCGCGGCCCTCCCGCTGGGTCCGGCGTCGGCCCCGGTCGCCTGGCTCGTCGCCGTCGGCGCGCCCCTGCTGGCGCTGTTTCTCCGTGCGCAGATCGGATACGCGCGCCGCTACGCAGTGTCGGCCGTCGGTGCGCGCGAGGTCGACCGCGACGAGTATCCGGACCTCCACGCCCGGATCGACCGCCTGGCGCACCTCGCGGACTGCCCGCCCCCGCGCGTCGCGGTCGTCGACTCGGCCGTGCCCAACAGCCTCGCCGTCGGGACGGCGCGCGACGCCACCGTCGTCGTCAGCGAGGGCCTGCTGGAGACGCTGGACGACGCGGAACTGGACGCCGTCCTCGCGCACGAGCTCGCCCACGTCGCGAACCGCGACGTGACCGTGATGACGCTCGCCACCTTCATCCCCGCGGTGGCCAGCGGCGAGTACGCGCCGCTGGCCGACCTGCTCGGCGGGCGACGCGTCTGGCCGGTCGCGGCCGCCGGCGCTGCTCTCGTCGCCCTCGCGGCCGCTACAGTTCCCGACGGCGTCGCGGCGGTGAGCGCGCTCTCCGCTGCGGCAGCAGTGCTCATCGCGACGTACCTCCTGGGCGGCATCGTCCTCGGCGTCGTGGCCGTCCCCGTCGTGCTCCTGAGTCGCTCGCTCTCCCGGACCCGGGAGTTCGCGGCCGATCGGGCCGCCGCCGTCGTGACCGGCGATCCCGCGGCGGTCGCGAGCGCCGTCAGGACGCTGGCGACCGATCCGGCGCGCCCGCCCGACGCCGACAGGCGCTCCGCTCGTCGGGGCGTGCGCGCCCTGTGTTTCGTGTCCCACGGGTTCGGCGGGGACGGCGCCGAAGACCCGCCGTTCGACGTCCCCGTGCGATCCCACCCGCCCGCCGAGGATCGGACCCGGCGTCTCAGGGAGGTCGCCGCGGACCAGTGA
- the coaBC gene encoding bifunctional phosphopantothenoylcysteine decarboxylase/phosphopantothenate--cysteine ligase CoaBC — MLSDVNVALGVTGSIAAVKTVELAHELRRRGASVRAVLTESATGIVHPWAVEFATGREPITEITGAVEHVELCGREGWADVLLIAPATANTVGKVAAAIDDTPVTTCATTALGADVPVVVAPAMHEPMYDHPGVLEAIDRVESWGVEFVDPRIEEGKAKIATEDAIATATARATAEQTLAGESVVVTSGATTESVDPIRTLSNRASGRTGRAVARACHVMGADVTLVHDGPDVHYADVERVESAAEMTEATVAACADADALVSAAAISDYTVAARDEKIESGRESLTLELSPTPKLVDSVREAYPDLSVVGFKTETGVGDEALIERAHETRERVDMAFVVANDASVMGEADTRALVVRPDGVGEYEGDKQGLGERVAEELAAELS; from the coding sequence ATGCTCTCGGACGTGAACGTGGCGCTGGGGGTCACCGGATCGATCGCGGCGGTCAAGACCGTCGAACTGGCGCACGAGCTGCGCCGACGGGGCGCGTCGGTTCGGGCCGTGCTGACCGAGAGCGCCACGGGCATCGTCCACCCCTGGGCGGTAGAGTTCGCCACGGGGCGCGAGCCGATCACCGAGATCACGGGCGCCGTCGAGCACGTGGAGCTGTGCGGGCGCGAGGGGTGGGCGGACGTCCTCCTGATCGCGCCGGCGACGGCCAACACCGTCGGGAAGGTGGCGGCCGCGATCGACGACACGCCCGTGACGACCTGCGCGACGACGGCGCTGGGCGCGGACGTGCCGGTCGTGGTCGCACCGGCGATGCACGAGCCGATGTACGACCACCCCGGCGTGCTGGAGGCCATCGATCGCGTCGAGTCGTGGGGCGTCGAGTTCGTCGACCCGCGGATCGAGGAGGGGAAGGCCAAGATAGCCACGGAAGATGCCATCGCGACCGCGACGGCCCGGGCGACCGCGGAGCAGACGCTGGCCGGCGAGTCCGTCGTCGTCACGAGCGGCGCGACGACGGAGTCGGTCGATCCGATCCGGACGCTGTCGAACCGCGCCTCGGGCCGAACGGGCCGCGCCGTCGCGCGGGCCTGCCACGTCATGGGCGCGGACGTGACGCTGGTCCACGACGGCCCGGACGTTCACTACGCCGACGTCGAGCGGGTCGAGAGCGCCGCCGAGATGACCGAGGCGACGGTCGCGGCCTGCGCCGACGCCGACGCGCTCGTCTCCGCGGCGGCCATCTCCGACTACACCGTCGCGGCCCGCGACGAGAAGATCGAGTCGGGCCGGGAGTCGCTGACGCTGGAGCTTTCGCCGACGCCGAAGCTCGTCGATTCGGTCCGCGAGGCGTACCCCGACCTGTCCGTGGTCGGCTTCAAGACGGAGACGGGAGTCGGCGACGAGGCGCTGATTGAGCGGGCGCACGAGACGCGCGAGCGCGTCGACATGGCCTTCGTCGTCGCCAACGACGCGAGCGTGATGGGCGAGGCGGACACCCGAGCGCTGGTCGTCCGCCCCGACGGCGTCGGCGAGTACGAGGGCGACAAGCAGGGGCTCGGCGAGCGCGTCGCCGAGGAGCTGGCCGCAGAGCTGTCCTGA
- a CDS encoding type II toxin-antitoxin system RatA family toxin, producing the protein MDSVEVSTVVYLPPEEVYEFLKDFPGYARYSKYLQEVRQDGDGSPGTRYALTFAWWKLTYTAVSEVTAVDPPSRIDWRVVSDLDADGHWRVEPADDEAPPDREHASRVWFTVAFDPDSATSDTVDLPRLVSLDWVVEKVKPLVREEAERIVERIVADLEGERRDVDLRIHDGPDDV; encoded by the coding sequence GTGGACTCCGTCGAAGTCAGTACCGTCGTCTATCTCCCGCCCGAGGAGGTCTACGAGTTCCTGAAGGACTTCCCGGGGTACGCCCGCTACTCCAAGTACCTGCAGGAGGTCCGCCAGGACGGCGACGGCTCGCCCGGCACCCGCTACGCGCTGACCTTCGCGTGGTGGAAGCTCACCTACACCGCCGTCTCTGAGGTCACCGCGGTCGACCCGCCGAGTCGCATCGACTGGCGCGTCGTCTCGGACCTCGACGCCGACGGCCACTGGCGAGTCGAACCCGCCGACGACGAGGCCCCGCCCGACCGCGAGCACGCGTCCCGCGTGTGGTTCACCGTCGCGTTCGATCCCGACTCGGCGACCTCCGACACGGTGGACCTCCCGCGGCTGGTGTCGCTCGACTGGGTCGTCGAGAAGGTGAAGCCGCTCGTCCGCGAGGAAGCGGAACGGATCGTCGAGCGCATCGTCGCCGACCTCGAGGGCGAGCGCCGCGACGTCGACCTGCGCATCCACGACGGACCGGACGACGTGTAG
- a CDS encoding aldo/keto reductase, translated as MSNQQPTAESVPTAQGMPMLGLGTWQNTDPDQCADSVAEALEAGYRHVDTAQAYDNEEDVGRGIEQADVDREDVFLATKVWIDSLAGDDVIETTEESLAKLGVDSVDLLYVHWPARTYDPENTLPAFAELKDRGLIERIGVSNFEPRHVDRAREVLDEPVFANQVEMHPLLPQEELREYAEETGLELVAYSPLARGAVFDNDVISAVAEDNGVSEAQVSLAWLREKGVTAIPKASSADHLLDNWESLSLDLDDDEIERIDAIDERDRRIDPDFAPDWD; from the coding sequence ATGTCGAATCAGCAGCCTACTGCCGAGAGCGTCCCGACCGCACAGGGCATGCCGATGCTGGGGCTGGGAACGTGGCAGAACACGGACCCCGACCAGTGCGCCGACAGCGTGGCGGAGGCCCTGGAGGCGGGCTATCGCCACGTGGACACGGCCCAGGCCTACGACAACGAGGAAGACGTCGGTCGCGGTATCGAGCAGGCCGACGTCGACCGCGAGGACGTCTTCCTCGCGACGAAAGTGTGGATCGACAGCCTCGCGGGCGACGACGTGATCGAGACCACCGAGGAGAGCCTGGCGAAGCTCGGCGTCGACTCCGTCGACCTGCTGTACGTCCACTGGCCCGCGCGGACGTACGACCCCGAGAACACCCTCCCCGCGTTCGCGGAGCTGAAAGACCGCGGCCTGATCGAACGCATCGGGGTCTCCAACTTCGAGCCCCGGCACGTCGATCGCGCCCGCGAGGTCCTCGACGAGCCGGTGTTCGCGAACCAGGTCGAGATGCACCCGCTGCTCCCCCAGGAGGAACTGCGGGAGTACGCCGAGGAGACGGGCCTGGAACTGGTGGCCTACTCGCCGCTGGCCCGCGGCGCGGTGTTCGACAACGACGTCATCTCGGCTGTCGCCGAGGACAACGGCGTCAGCGAGGCCCAGGTCAGCCTCGCGTGGCTGCGCGAGAAGGGCGTCACCGCCATCCCGAAGGCCTCCAGCGCGGACCACCTCCTCGACAACTGGGAGAGCCTCTCGCTGGACCTCGACGACGACGAGATCGAGCGCATCGACGCCATCGACGAGCGCGACCGGCGTATCGATCCCGACTTCGCCCCGGACTGGGACTGA
- a CDS encoding halocyanin domain-containing protein encodes MTEGTADVSRRAFMRTAAGATAAAGASGVAAGQDNESDGGGGGGGTPDFGGFLDGVGNFDGSVTDATGQDSATVEVGVQANGGAYGFGPAAIHVDNGATVQWEWTGEGGGHNVVSDGDGPLGSDTYSESGVNYEHTFEEDGIYPYICEPHVGLGMKGAVVVGSDYPTAGGGGGGGGGGGGSGAGGPTMPDSVKSMGVATSFVMLATLGMGYVFIKYGGDYDQPE; translated from the coding sequence ATGACAGAGGGTACGGCGGACGTCTCGCGTCGCGCGTTCATGCGCACGGCCGCTGGGGCGACGGCGGCGGCCGGCGCTTCCGGCGTCGCGGCCGGCCAGGACAACGAGAGCGACGGCGGCGGTGGCGGCGGCGGAACGCCGGACTTCGGCGGATTCCTCGACGGCGTCGGCAACTTCGACGGCAGCGTCACGGACGCGACCGGGCAGGACTCGGCGACGGTCGAGGTCGGCGTACAGGCCAACGGCGGCGCCTACGGGTTCGGCCCGGCGGCCATCCACGTGGACAACGGCGCGACCGTTCAGTGGGAGTGGACCGGCGAGGGCGGCGGCCACAACGTCGTCTCCGACGGCGACGGGCCCCTCGGCTCGGACACCTACTCCGAGTCGGGCGTCAACTACGAACACACCTTCGAGGAGGACGGCATCTACCCGTACATCTGCGAACCCCACGTGGGGCTGGGCATGAAAGGCGCCGTCGTCGTCGGCTCCGACTACCCCACCGCCGGTGGCGGTGGTGGTGGCGGTGGCGGTGGCGGCGGGTCCGGCGCCGGCGGGCCCACGATGCCGGACAGCGTGAAGTCGATGGGCGTCGCGACGTCGTTCGTGATGCTGGCGACGCTGGGGATGGGGTACGTGTTCATCAAGTACGGCGGCGACTACGACCAGCCCGAGTAG
- a CDS encoding DUF7269 family protein has protein sequence MAGTATVESERADGESERERQTDPADDRAESAAKPPGDVGAGTARATLRTDGATDRESERARASTVAMAVGCLALAVALGALVVPARYLAILDAETTGALRVWILLLAAFVGLVGLGVTYARSESTVRVREEPVELATAAPETRYWERDERTAGTAIDDAIRRMGWRVDATSAWQSRTARETRDHLRNLTVRVLASETGLSEEVAVERVVDGSWTDDPRAAAFLGGASAPERPLPIKVRDWLHGAAFRRQVEATVDEISRLSEGESR, from the coding sequence ATGGCCGGCACGGCGACCGTCGAGTCCGAGCGCGCGGACGGGGAATCCGAGCGCGAGCGCCAGACCGACCCCGCCGACGACCGGGCCGAGTCAGCGGCGAAACCACCGGGTGACGTCGGCGCCGGGACGGCCCGGGCGACGCTGCGCACCGACGGCGCGACCGATCGGGAATCGGAGCGGGCGCGCGCGTCGACGGTCGCGATGGCCGTCGGATGCCTGGCGCTCGCCGTCGCGCTCGGCGCGCTCGTCGTCCCCGCGCGCTACCTCGCGATCCTCGACGCGGAGACGACGGGGGCTCTCCGCGTCTGGATCCTCCTGCTGGCCGCGTTCGTCGGACTGGTCGGCCTGGGCGTCACGTACGCTCGGTCCGAGTCGACCGTGCGCGTGCGGGAGGAGCCGGTCGAGCTGGCGACCGCGGCCCCGGAGACGCGGTACTGGGAACGGGACGAACGGACCGCCGGGACCGCGATCGACGACGCGATCCGGCGGATGGGGTGGCGGGTCGACGCCACGAGCGCCTGGCAGTCGCGCACGGCTCGCGAGACTCGCGACCACCTTCGGAACCTGACCGTGCGCGTGCTCGCCTCGGAGACCGGTCTGTCCGAGGAGGTCGCCGTGGAACGCGTCGTGGACGGTTCCTGGACGGACGACCCCCGGGCCGCCGCGTTCCTCGGCGGGGCGTCGGCGCCGGAGCGGCCGCTCCCGATCAAGGTCCGCGACTGGCTGCACGGGGCGGCGTTCCGGCGCCAGGTCGAGGCGACGGTCGACGAGATCTCGCGGCTGTCGGAGGGGGAGTCGCGGTGA
- a CDS encoding DUF7333 family protein, which produces MEFNQTVTAAVFAVVFLVIAGGTLTSPMPQPLSIGITVGLLVFGLVTLFVGVKHGEYRASSR; this is translated from the coding sequence ATGGAGTTCAACCAGACCGTGACGGCCGCCGTGTTCGCCGTCGTGTTTCTCGTCATCGCGGGCGGAACGCTCACCAGTCCGATGCCACAGCCCCTCAGCATCGGAATCACCGTCGGCCTGCTCGTGTTCGGGCTCGTGACGCTGTTCGTCGGCGTCAAGCACGGCGAGTACCGCGCGTCCTCGCGGTAG
- a CDS encoding DUF7519 family protein, translated as MTGRAPVFRPARRTATVAVAAALSVALAIGTAVAGPVPAVVGSLGALAVGGGVRWATGDRRRGRAAASAVTVVGSLLLVAGYALALDGPGLWLLVATTVGVAFATANAVDGGFDRDWELWRVPGRNVATVFVVALGVTFLGAFVHLSWVAVAVVGLAVTTATPLVALVAIQGQVLLVLALLSRVSPVLDDWLPATDPDERSLRDVLRDVDGADAPRGYWAVLAGQVVLALLSLRTPILGRLVPGPVGSLLTAGAIQALLWGVVALLSVVLLAEGVRILVVTFLGSDPGGWLADRAGGVLAILVAVPLGLGLTVVPHVVDGVVPSSVPTLAVAVAPLAGLTVALVAVTVLLAVASPLVAVGVDHDLLPAADAGFAVGSGLLAVSTIAAAGSVPDPVVFLGVAGALLCWDLGSHASSVGRQLGRLADTRRGEFVHLTASCLVVGGGAVAVALAHEFLVPLLAPPQTQIGLRRAVVALLATLVAVLAFVAAAALRDRSDEQGL; from the coding sequence ATGACCGGCCGAGCCCCGGTCTTTCGGCCGGCGCGTCGGACGGCGACGGTCGCCGTCGCCGCGGCGCTGTCGGTCGCGCTGGCCATCGGGACGGCCGTCGCCGGACCGGTGCCGGCGGTCGTCGGGTCGCTCGGTGCGCTCGCCGTCGGCGGCGGCGTCCGATGGGCGACCGGCGACCGCCGTCGCGGGCGCGCCGCGGCCAGCGCGGTGACGGTGGTCGGGAGCCTCCTGCTGGTCGCCGGGTACGCGCTCGCGCTCGACGGGCCCGGCCTCTGGCTCCTCGTCGCGACGACCGTCGGCGTGGCCTTCGCGACGGCCAACGCGGTCGACGGCGGGTTCGACCGGGACTGGGAACTCTGGCGCGTGCCGGGCCGGAACGTCGCGACCGTCTTCGTCGTCGCTCTCGGGGTGACGTTCCTCGGGGCGTTCGTCCACCTGTCCTGGGTCGCTGTGGCCGTGGTGGGGCTAGCGGTGACGACGGCGACGCCGCTGGTCGCGCTGGTGGCGATACAGGGCCAGGTGCTGCTGGTCCTGGCGCTGCTGTCGCGGGTCAGTCCCGTGCTCGACGACTGGCTGCCGGCCACCGATCCCGACGAGCGATCGCTCCGCGACGTGCTCCGGGACGTCGACGGCGCCGACGCGCCGCGCGGCTACTGGGCGGTGCTGGCCGGGCAGGTCGTGCTGGCGCTGCTGTCGCTCCGGACGCCGATTCTGGGACGGCTGGTTCCCGGCCCGGTCGGGTCCCTGCTCACCGCCGGCGCGATCCAGGCCCTCCTCTGGGGCGTCGTCGCCCTGCTGTCGGTCGTCCTGCTCGCCGAGGGCGTCCGGATACTGGTGGTGACGTTCCTCGGGTCGGACCCCGGCGGGTGGCTCGCGGACCGCGCCGGCGGCGTCCTGGCGATTCTGGTGGCGGTCCCGCTCGGACTGGGCCTGACCGTCGTACCGCACGTCGTCGACGGCGTCGTCCCGTCGTCGGTCCCGACGCTGGCCGTCGCCGTCGCCCCGCTCGCCGGGCTGACCGTCGCTCTGGTCGCCGTCACGGTACTGCTCGCCGTCGCGAGTCCGCTCGTCGCGGTGGGCGTCGACCACGACCTGCTTCCGGCCGCGGACGCCGGGTTCGCCGTCGGCAGCGGCCTGCTCGCGGTCTCGACGATCGCCGCCGCCGGTTCCGTCCCCGATCCGGTCGTGTTCCTGGGCGTCGCCGGAGCGCTGCTGTGCTGGGACCTGGGCTCGCACGCGTCGAGCGTCGGCCGCCAGCTCGGCCGCCTGGCCGACACGCGCCGCGGCGAGTTCGTCCACCTCACCGCGTCCTGCCTCGTCGTCGGCGGCGGCGCGGTCGCCGTGGCGCTCGCCCACGAGTTCCTCGTCCCGCTGCTCGCGCCGCCGCAGACGCAGATCGGCCTCCGTCGGGCTGTCGTCGCGCTGCTGGCGACGCTCGTCGCCGTGCTGGCGTTCGTGGCCGCTGCGGCGCTTCGAGACCGTAGCGACGAACAGGGGCTATAA
- a CDS encoding DUF4129 domain-containing protein: MARNGLRAVLALVAVVAVVLGTAHVQAAFGVEPAEVPEDAIQSGSAAGSGGAAQDTPTDDGRATPTPTPTPTPTPTPSTGDPTEHGSGSGGSDGTPTQTATPTAASSDVGGSGPSWLPLITLLVVVAVLAVVFGGRSGRDSGIGPLPSLPRLSLPRLSRLTAAALFQVAGGLARTVEGIAVAAASASTAMAEAGAAARLLAGGLATVPRLAVAPLAALGGFSTDSLSSGLVQWRQSADDAPTDDARDVAAMGGDEESTQPDPVDSVAEAWRRLVERVAVENPDARTPGEYARRAVAAGLPSGPVRRLTRLFREVRYGGRGETDERVARARSALDSLRGGDD, translated from the coding sequence GTGGCACGGAACGGCTTGCGGGCGGTCCTCGCGCTGGTGGCCGTCGTCGCCGTCGTCCTCGGTACGGCGCACGTCCAGGCCGCGTTCGGCGTCGAACCGGCCGAGGTGCCGGAGGACGCGATCCAGTCCGGATCGGCGGCCGGGAGCGGTGGCGCCGCCCAGGACACGCCGACGGACGACGGGCGCGCGACCCCGACGCCGACCCCCACCCCGACTCCGACACCGACACCGTCGACGGGCGACCCCACGGAGCACGGATCGGGGTCCGGAGGGTCGGACGGAACCCCGACACAGACGGCGACACCGACCGCCGCGTCGAGCGACGTGGGCGGGTCGGGCCCGTCGTGGCTGCCCCTGATCACGCTCCTGGTCGTCGTCGCCGTCCTCGCCGTCGTGTTCGGGGGCAGGTCGGGGCGGGACAGCGGGATTGGCCCGCTCCCGTCGCTTCCCCGGCTCTCGCTCCCGCGGCTGTCGCGCCTGACCGCGGCTGCGCTGTTCCAGGTGGCCGGCGGCCTCGCCCGGACCGTCGAGGGGATCGCCGTGGCCGCGGCGTCGGCGAGCACCGCGATGGCGGAAGCCGGCGCCGCCGCGCGGCTGCTGGCCGGCGGGCTGGCGACCGTCCCGCGCCTCGCCGTCGCCCCGCTCGCCGCGCTCGGCGGGTTCTCGACGGACTCGCTCAGTTCCGGGCTGGTGCAGTGGCGGCAGTCGGCGGACGACGCGCCCACCGACGACGCCCGGGACGTCGCAGCCATGGGCGGGGACGAGGAATCGACGCAGCCGGATCCCGTCGACAGCGTCGCCGAGGCCTGGCGCAGGCTGGTGGAGCGAGTCGCGGTCGAGAACCCGGACGCCCGGACGCCGGGCGAGTACGCACGCCGGGCCGTCGCGGCCGGCCTCCCGTCCGGGCCCGTGCGACGGCTGACCCGGCTGTTCCGGGAGGTGCGCTACGGCGGTCGCGGGGAGACCGACGAGCGCGTCGCTCGCGCCCGCAGCGCGCTGGACTCGCTCCGGGGAGGTGACGACTGA